Proteins encoded by one window of Rattus rattus isolate New Zealand chromosome 10, Rrattus_CSIRO_v1, whole genome shotgun sequence:
- the LOC116911281 gene encoding NADH dehydrogenase [ubiquinone] 1 alpha subcomplex subunit 1-like, protein MGWSVSNGEEMWFESLPGLAIMAVCLVIPGLSTAYIHKFTNAGKEKRVARVHYQWYLMERDRHISGVDSYYVSKGLENVD, encoded by the coding sequence ATGGGTTGGAGTGTGAGTAACGGTGAGGAGATGTGGTTCGAGAGTCTCCCTGGCCTCGCCATTATGGCGGTGTGCCTGGTCATCCCCGGGTTGTCCACTGCGTACATCCACAAGTTCACCAACGCGGGCAAGGAAAAGAGAGTTGCTCGAGTTCATTACCAATGGTATTTGATGGAACGGGATAGACACATCTCTGGTGTCGATAGCTACTATGTGTCCAAGGGCCTGGAGAACGTTGACTAA